One region of Flavobacterium pisciphilum genomic DNA includes:
- a CDS encoding helix-turn-helix domain-containing protein, with amino-acid sequence MSNSHDKKDFQILFGKQLGKFRTAKKLSYRQLSQRCDLDHSDISKIEKGETNIQLSSVLQLSKGLNIHPSELFNFEFLLDKE; translated from the coding sequence ATGAGTAACAGTCATGACAAAAAAGATTTTCAAATATTATTTGGAAAGCAATTGGGAAAATTTCGAACAGCAAAAAAATTAAGTTATAGGCAATTATCCCAAAGATGTGACCTAGATCATAGTGATATTAGTAAAATTGAAAAAGGAGAAACCAACATTCAACTCTCATCAGTACTACAACTTTCAAAAGGCTTAAATATACATCCTTCAGAATTATTTAATTTCGAGTTTCTTTTAGATAAAGAATAA
- a CDS encoding TonB-dependent receptor plug domain-containing protein, producing the protein MKTISLNKGLAALWYPFIFGFYLFCTPALARNTLFSNSQQQTQVSGIVTDGTNPLPGVSISVKNQRNTVVTDFDGKFTITVSPDANLIFTYIGFKNIEIPVARRLLINVQMEQDQTTLQEVKINAGYYSVRESERTGSIVKIKAGDFDKQPVNNPLAVMQGRMAGVNITQNTGVPGGGFNIQIRGLNSIRGDGNDPLYIVNGVPYSSQSLGDPTVSASAISGVTNPLNNLNVSDIESIEVLKDADATAI; encoded by the coding sequence ATGAAAACTATTTCATTGAACAAAGGGTTGGCGGCACTATGGTATCCGTTTATTTTCGGGTTCTACCTCTTTTGCACACCAGCCTTAGCGCGGAATACCTTATTCTCTAATTCACAACAGCAAACACAGGTGAGCGGTATTGTAACTGATGGTACAAACCCTCTTCCAGGTGTGAGTATTTCGGTTAAAAACCAGAGAAACACTGTCGTCACAGACTTTGATGGTAAATTTACCATAACAGTATCACCTGATGCGAATCTAATTTTTACGTATATCGGTTTTAAAAACATTGAAATTCCAGTTGCCCGACGTTTACTAATCAATGTGCAGATGGAGCAAGATCAGACTACTCTTCAGGAAGTCAAAATTAATGCAGGCTATTATTCTGTCAGGGAAAGTGAACGTACTGGTAGTATAGTGAAAATTAAAGCCGGAGATTTCGATAAACAACCCGTCAACAATCCTTTAGCTGTAATGCAGGGACGTATGGCGGGAGTAAACATCACTCAAAACACAGGAGTGCCGGGCGGCGGCTTTAATATTCAGATTCGCGGTCTTAATAGTATTCGCGGTGACGGAAATGATCCATTGTACATTGTAAACGGGGTTCCATATTCATCACAGTCGTTGGGAGATCCGACCGTTTCGGCATCTGCTATTTCCGGTGTTACAAATCCGCTGAACAATTTAAATGTATCGGACATAGAAAGTATTGAGGTATTGAAAGATGCAGATGCAACAGCAATCTAA
- a CDS encoding winged helix-turn-helix transcriptional regulator, producing the protein MYERKIEKDYSCGLEITSEIIGGKWKPTLINLIHEGIIRPSELQRAMPAASRRALNIQLNELQEHGIIEKKIYAVLPPKVEYSLTDFGRCLLPITLAMEEWGNKYRNEFKKLLELKKETVNK; encoded by the coding sequence ATGTACGAAAGAAAGATAGAAAAGGATTATTCCTGTGGTTTAGAGATTACAAGTGAAATTATTGGTGGGAAATGGAAACCTACTTTAATAAATCTTATTCATGAAGGTATCATTAGACCCAGTGAACTACAACGAGCAATGCCAGCTGCGTCAAGACGTGCACTTAATATTCAATTAAACGAACTTCAGGAACATGGTATTATAGAAAAAAAAATATATGCTGTTTTACCTCCTAAGGTCGAATACTCATTAACAGATTTTGGTAGATGTCTGCTTCCAATAACCCTTGCTATGGAAGAATGGGGAAATAAGTATCGTAATGAATTTAAAAAACTCCTTGAATTAAAAAAAGAAACAGTCAATAAATAA
- a CDS encoding MsnO8 family LLM class oxidoreductase, with the protein MINLSILDYSPIDEMSNSREALIATTNLAQLADKLNFKRFWVSEHHGMQTLAGSNPEMLMMHLAANTKNIRIGSGGVMLQHYSAYKVAEGIKLIEALYPGRIDLGIGRAPGGDKITHSALNIGKSRISSYGQQLKDLKAYLSGQEEITSSFPGLVPTPVIDTLPQLWSLGAGGNGGLLAAQEGTSYIFAHFINPSGTGLHATDDYLSNFNPSVITPKPQNMVAIFVAVAETEEAAEILAKGFDHWMLMIESGRETPYYMNFESIKDYPYTSEEKEIIKNNRRRIVVGNADSAKQQIEQLATAYQTNEVMVLPQVFGKENRMKTIELLSEAFKQN; encoded by the coding sequence ATGATTAATTTAAGCATATTAGATTACTCTCCGATTGATGAGATGAGTAATTCGAGAGAGGCATTAATTGCAACCACAAACTTAGCTCAACTAGCTGATAAATTAAACTTTAAGCGATTTTGGGTTTCTGAGCACCATGGAATGCAAACTTTAGCTGGAAGCAACCCAGAAATGTTAATGATGCACCTTGCAGCCAACACTAAAAACATACGCATTGGTTCTGGAGGAGTAATGCTACAACATTACAGTGCATACAAAGTAGCAGAAGGCATTAAGCTTATAGAGGCTTTGTATCCTGGTAGGATTGACCTTGGTATTGGAAGAGCTCCCGGAGGAGATAAAATTACGCACTCAGCACTAAATATCGGAAAAAGTAGAATTTCATCATATGGACAACAGCTCAAAGATTTAAAGGCCTATTTGAGTGGTCAGGAAGAAATAACTTCTTCATTTCCAGGTTTAGTTCCAACACCGGTTATAGATACATTGCCACAACTATGGTCTTTAGGAGCAGGTGGCAATGGAGGTTTACTTGCTGCCCAAGAAGGTACATCTTACATCTTTGCACATTTTATCAATCCTAGCGGAACGGGATTGCACGCAACAGACGATTATTTGTCTAATTTCAACCCCTCTGTAATAACTCCTAAACCACAAAACATGGTTGCTATTTTTGTAGCAGTTGCTGAAACAGAAGAGGCAGCCGAAATACTTGCTAAAGGATTTGATCACTGGATGCTAATGATAGAATCTGGGCGTGAAACTCCCTATTATATGAATTTTGAAAGCATTAAAGATTACCCTTATACATCAGAGGAAAAAGAAATCATCAAGAACAACAGAAGAAGGATTGTTGTTGGAAATGCTGATAGTGCAAAACAACAAATTGAGCAACTTGCTACCGCATACCAAACCAATGAAGTGATGGTATTGCCACAAGTTTTTGGTAAAGAAAACAGAATGAAAACCATCGAATTATTATCAGAGGCTTTTAAACAGAATTAG